From one Triticum aestivum cultivar Chinese Spring chromosome 4B, IWGSC CS RefSeq v2.1, whole genome shotgun sequence genomic stretch:
- the LOC123089871 gene encoding histidine-containing phosphotransfer protein 2-like — MCRCTALLACPRPLRHRSSSSFQSRPSREVLSRRPNIAMEAAAELRTQLQAHLTMMYATGAVDAYFQELQELDEGSAGTGHVAEVLNIFLNDGDRILRDIDSLLNKPLHEVNFSKVDALVQQLKGSSSTVGAKKVNLACMEFQQLYMAKNKKGCLMALALLKGDFCDLRNKLQTFMQLEQQIASLFIM; from the exons ATGTGCCGCTGCACCGCACTCCTCGCCTGTCCTCGTCCACTCCGCcaccgcagcagcagcagcttccaATCCCGTCCCTCCCGTGAAGTGCTCTCTCGCCGCCCCAACATCGCCATGGAGGCCGCCGCCGAGCTCAGGACCCAGCTCCAAGCCCACCTCACCATGATGTACGCCACG GGTGCCGTGGACGCGTATTTCCAGGAGCTGCAGGAGCTGGACGAGGGCAGTGCAGGCACGGGCCACGTCGCCGAAGTCCTCAACATCTTCCTCAATGACGGCGACAGGATCCTCAGGGACATCGACAGCCTGCT GAACAAGCCCCTGCACGAGGTGAACTTCTCCAAGGTGGACGCCCTGGTGCAGCAGCTCAAGGGGAGCAGCTCCAC TGTTGGTGCTAAGAAAGTGAATCTCGCTTGCATGGAGTTCCAACAGTTGTACATGGCAAAAAACAAAAAAGG ATGCCTCATGGCATTGGCTCTTCTTAAGGGTGATTTCTGTGACTTGCGGAACAAGCTCCAAACTTTTATGCAG CTGGAGCAGCAGATCGCGTCCTTGTTTATTATGTAG